A window from Henckelia pumila isolate YLH828 unplaced genomic scaffold, ASM3356847v2 CTG_466, whole genome shotgun sequence encodes these proteins:
- the LOC140872567 gene encoding phosphatidylinositol 4-kinase gamma 4-like, protein MSIATVALSPVHEDYSCFLRCVSAQNGPWLNDSILIYLTVHGSLFPIRVLESDSIASVKLRIQKCKGFFAKKQRLVFDGKELARSNCRVGDYGVTDGNVLHLVLQFSDLQAITVLTVSGKEFEFHIPRKRNVGYVKQKIAEREGFFDLHDQGLFFDGEELEDQRTVDDVCRKNGAVIHFLVKKSAKLRALPVENEFEVSIIASDVEEKVAYDSEVSKLPHVAVNSFRDDLVLEPLGINPKIGLSPVIKKLLDATFDGLEMGNQPILSSEGSGGTYFMQDSSDQNYISVFKPIDEEPMAVNNPRGLPLSSDGEGLKKGTRVGEGALREVAAYILDHPIGGPRNICGDEKGFAGVPPTVMVKCRHTAFNYSKGTQTCDKFGSLQMFVKNCGSCEDMGPRSFPVEEVHKICVLDIRLANVDRHAGNILVQKRGDKGQIVLIPIDHGYCLPQSFDDCTFEWLYWPQARKPFSPSTIAYINSLDTEKDIELLKFHGWDLPHECARVFRVSTLLLKKGAERGLSPFGIGSIMCRETVKKGSVIERMVQEAQESVLPGMSESAFLESISMIMDRYFDMLSTSDQQGL, encoded by the exons ATGTCTATTGCCACTGTTGCACTCAGTCCAGTTCATGAAGATTATTCCTGTTTCTTAAGATGTGTGTCGGCTCAGAATGGCCCCTGGTTGAATGACTCAATCTTAATTTACCTAACTGTTCATGGTTCCTTGTTTCCCATTCGAGTTTTGGAATCGGATTCCATTGCTTCTGTGAAACTTAGAATTCAGAAATGCAAAGGGTTCTTTGCAAAGAAGCAGAGACTTGTTTTTGATGGGAAAGAATTAGCACGGAGCAACTGTCGGGTTGGGGACTATGGCGTGACAGATGGGAATGTATTACATTTGGTCCTACAGTTCTCTGACCTCCAAGCCATCACTGTTCTGACAGTTTCTGGTAAGGAGTTTGAATTCCACATTCCAAGGAAAAGGAATGTGGGCTATGTGAAACAGAAGATTGCTGAGAGGGAAGGTTTTTTTGATCTCCATGATCAGGGATTGTTCTTTGATGGTGAGGAGCTTGAAGATCAGAGAACCGTAGATGATGTATGCAGGAAAAATGGTGCCGTAATTCATTTTCTGGTTAAAAAATCAGCGAAACTTAGGGCTTTGCCggttgaaaatgagtttgaggtTTCAATAATTGCATCAGATGTGGAAGAAAAGGTAGCTTATGATTCTGAGGTTTCAAAACTTCCACATGTCGCTGTAAATTCTTTTAGAGATGATCTTGTCCTAGAACCcctgggtatcaatcctaagaTTGGTTTGTCGCCAGTGATTAAAAAACTACTTGATGCCACTTTTGATGGGCTAGAGATGGGTAACCAACCTATTCTGTCTTCTGAGGGATCCGGAGGTACTTATTTCATGCAAGATTCATCAGATCAGAACTATATTTCTGTTTTCAAGCCAATAGACGAGGAGCCTATGGCTGTTAATAATCCACGGGGACTACCCTTGTCTTCCGATGGTGAAGGGCTGAAGAAGGGCACACGAGTGGGTGAAGGGGCTCTGAGGGAAGTTGCAGCTTATATTTTGGATCATCCTATAGGAGGTCCGCGAAATATCTGTGGTGATGAGAAAGGCTTTGCTGGGGTCCCACCAACAGTTATGGTGAAATGTCGGCATACAGCATTCAATTATTCAAAAGGTACACAAACATGCGATAAGTTTGGGTCATTGCAGATGTTCGTAAAGAACTGTGGTAGTTGTGAGGACATGGGTCCTCGTTCTTTCCCTGTGGAGGAGGTGCACAAGATTTGTGTACTGGATATAAGGTTAGCAAACGTAGACAGGCATGCTGGGAACATTTTGGTTCAGAAAAGAGGTGATAAAGGTCAAATTGTTCTCATCCCTATTGATCATGGTTACTGCTTGCCCCAAAGT TTTGACGATTGCACTTTTGAGTGGCTATACTGGCCTCAAGCTCGAAAGCCTTTTTCTCCTTCGACAATTGCCTACATAAACTCCTTAGATACCGAAAAAGATATTGAACTCCTGAAGTTTCATGGATGGGACCTTCCACATGAATGTGCACGTGTCTTTCGGGTTTCCACCCTGCTTCTGAAGAAAGGTGCGGAGAGAGGGCTCTCCCCCTTTGGTATTGGAAGCATAATGTGCAGAGAAACTGTAAAGAAAGGATCTGTCATTGAGAGAATGGTTCAAGAAGCTCAGGAGTCTGTGCTTCCTGGGATGAGCGAATCAGCATTTCTCGAGTCCATTTCAATGATCATGGACCGTTATTTTGACATGCTTTCAACCTCGGATCAACAGGGACTTTAA
- the LOC140872544 gene encoding probable pectinesterase/pectinesterase inhibitor 61 has translation MEQVRLGKSDPLGSSNRSLPAGPSATPKNKKSKVKLLFILASTLMVASAISAALAVVIRSNQNSSAAERLKIKRPSQAISRTCNTTRYPTLCVDSLIEFPDASDKELVHISMNVTLQRFHRAIYLASNISNLLMDSPVRSAYEDCVELLEDSVSHLSNSLSSVGSTQDVLTWLSAALTNHDTCTEGFSELTGDVKHVMFDMLKDLSGLVSNCLAIYSAAGGDEFYGIPIQNRRRKLLNSVVIDVHKNFPQWLSRRDRKLLDSPAEGINAHIVVSKDGSGTCETIAEAIKRAPENSGRRFIIYVKAGRYEESILTVGRKKTNIMLIGDGKGRTVISGERNIQQGVTTFRSATFAATGDGFIARDITFENNAGPSKHQAVALRVGADHAVIFRCSIIGYQDTLYVYSQRQFYRDCDIHGTVDFIFGNAAVVFQNCNIHARKPLPLQKITITAQNRQDPNQNTGMSFHACRLVAEPDLQSDKGSYPTYLGRPWKLYSRVVYMLSYMGDHIHPKGWLEWSSTFALDTLHYGEYMNYGPGGATGQRVKWPGYHVITSSAEASKFTVGQFIYGSAWLPSTGVSFAEGLSV, from the exons ATGGAACAAGTAAGGCTCGGAAAATCCGATCCTCTTGGCTCCTCAAACAGAAGCCTACCCGCCGGACCCAGCGCCACACCAAAGAATAAGAAATCCAAAGTGAAGCTTCTGTTCATCCTCGCCTCCACGCTCATGGTGGCTTCCGCCATCTCCGCCGCCCTGGCGGTGGTGATCCGCAGCAACCAAAATAGCAGCGCCGCCGAGAGGCTGAAAATCAAGCGGCCATCTCAGGCCATTTCGCGAACATGCAACACCACTCGATACCCAACTCTCTGCGTCGATTCGCTCATTGAGTTCCCCGACGCTTCCGACAAAGAGCTCGTTCATATTTCCATGAATGTCACACTCCAGAGATTCCATCGCGCCATTTATTTGGCTTCCAACATTTCCAATCTTCTCATGGACTCTCCCGTCAG GTCGGCTTACGAGGATTGCGTTGAGCTCCTGGAAGATTCAGTGTCTCATCTCTCGAATTCGCTATCCTCCGTCGGCTCAACGCAAGACGTGTTAACCTGGCTCAGCGCCGCCTTGACGAACCACGACACTTGCACCGAAGGATTCAGCGAATTGACCGGCGACGTGAAGCACGTCATGTTTGACATGCTTAAGGATTTATCGGGTCTCGTCAGCAATTGTCTTGCCATTTACTCCGCCGCTGGAGGCGACGAGTTCTACGGCATACCGATACAAAACCGCCGCCGGAAGCTATTGAACTCCGTCGTCATTGATGTGCACAAAAATTTTCCGCAGTGGTTATCTCGGAGGGACCGAAAGCTGCTGGATTCGCCGGCGGAGGGGATCAACGCCCATATAGTAGTGTCGAAAGACGGCAGCGGCACTTGTGAAACCATCGCCGAGGCTATCAAAAGGGCGCCGGAGAACAGCGGACGGCGGTTTATTATCTACGTTAAAGCTGGACG GTACGAGGAGAGTATACTGACGGTCGGGAGGAAAAAGACGAACATAATGTTAATTGGAGACGGGAAGGGCAGGACAGTCATTTCAGGTGAAAGAAATATACAACAGGGCGTAACCACGTTCCGTTCCGCCACTTTCG CTGCGACTGGAGATGGTTTCATTGCAAGGGACATCACATTTGAGAACAACGCGGGTCCGAGCAAGCATCAAGCAGTCGCCCTTCGAGTTGGCGCGGATCACGCCGTGATATTTAGGTGCAGCATCATAGGTTATCAAGACACTCTTTACGTGTATTCCCAGAGACAATTCTACCGTGACTGCGACATTCATGGCACGGTCGATTTCATATTCGGAAACGCCGCAGTCGTTTTCCAGAACTGTAACATCCATGCTCGAAAGCCCTTACCCCTTCAGAAGATCACCATCACTGCCCAGAATCGTCAGGATCCTAACCAGAACACGGGTATGTCGTTCCATGCCTGCAGGCTCGTGGCAGAACCCGATCTCCAGAGTGACAAAGGCTCGTACCCTACGTACCTGGGACGGCCGTGGAAGCTCTACTCTCGAGTGGTGTACATGTTGTCCTACATGGGTGATCACATCCACCCTAAAGGATGGTTAGAGTGGAGCTCCACATTTGCTCTAGACACTCTGCATTATGGTGAGTACATGAACTATGGCCCAGGCGGGGCGACGGGGCAACGAGTTAAATGGCCCGGGTATCATGTGATCACATCCTCCGCGGAAGCTAGTAAGTTCACGGTGGGGCAGTTCATCTATGGTTCGGCGTGGTTGCCATCCACCGGAGTTTCTTTTGCGGAAGGGCTTTCGGTTTAA